The Betta splendens chromosome 12, fBetSpl5.4, whole genome shotgun sequence genome contains the following window.
AAGTACATATATACTAAAATATACCGAACCAAAGCATAATTAAGTGATCAATTATACTTGAGGTTAAAAGGTGTTTTTCGTCTATATTTCTaattatacttatatatataagtatatttgACAAGTATACAGAAAATTCTAAATATGTTAGGTCAATGAGTTAGCTGAATGTATAAGGCAAGTCTGTCAAACTTTAGAAGTTTAGAAGTagaaacagcttcttccccactgcagtcagcctattggacctacctgtcgttAAGCTCCGCGTTTTAGCTGTGTTTATATTGATTTGGCAATGGTGTAATGTATATTTTATGTCCACAACAACTTTTCAGTGTTGTCATTTGAGACCAggtgtcacggatcggcagggagaggactcaaatgcacagcgccaggacacgacgtagccggtgaaaaatgagggtttattcccaaaatcaaagtcacaaaacagatAGTGGACAATAACAAAACgatgacttacagggtcggtaaggtgctgcaggaacgtgagagtcagaaatcaaaaacaacgatctggcaaatcaTGATAGTGAccggtggtgcttaaatgtccgggaagtaatgatgaatgaaaaacaggtgcgtgaactgaaaaccggaagtaaggttagcgtgggtgtgatggactggtaaaccggaaactatcaaactaaaacaggacgcggaaactggaacccaaaacatgatgatgagacaaaacaacaaagtgccttcaaaataaaactagaaacgaaaacctgacagtacccctccctctagggcgccttccacggcgcccacggaagccccccccccgaaccagggcgggcggagggtggacacaggaggagggactgaatccctccccttccaggcagacaagcagggtgggtggagggaggaccggaggagggtcaaaacaagagtccacagaaccaaaaccgaaagtccatgacagggagaacagagtccaggagttcctcacgagggtggtggcaggagagtccaccacgacggctggcgaggtccgggagagcagggctgagcccagccccctccccgacggagatgctccgggggtcccagggtcgcggcggacgacgacggcagaggcttcgccatcgtcgtggccggcggggactcaccccaggcgaacggccgtggcggtggcggagtcgaggcggacggcgccgaaggaggcagcgccatccaatcagcaggcgaagccgagggcgaggccaccagtccggcagccgagaccaggacgaggcaggaaccgatgcaggtgcggccggagccgagccgccaggaaccgatgcaggtgcggccggagccgagccgccaggaaccgatgcaggtgcggccggagccgagccgccaggaaccgatgcaggtgcggccggagccgggccgccaggaaccgatgcaggtgcggccggagccgagccgccaggaacagatgcaggtgcggccggagccgggccgccaggaacagatgcaggtgcggccggagccgggccgccaggaacagatgcaggtgcggccggagccgagccgccaggaacagatgcaggtgcggccggggccgagccgccagggaccgatgccggtgcagcgggagctgcgacgggaacgaccccctcctggaggtccgccgggactgcgacgggcgcgaccccctcctggaggtcgacaggaactacgacggtcgcgacccctcctggaggtccgccgggactgcgacggggcgcgaccccctcctggaggtccgccgggactgcgacgggcgcgaccccctcctggaggtccgccgggactgcgacgggcgcgaccccctcctggaggtccgccgggactgcgacgggcgcgaccccctcctgggggtcgacaggaactacgacgggcgcgaccccctcctggaggtccgccgggactgcgacgggcgcgaccccctcctggaggtccgccgagactgcgacgggcgcgaccccctcctggaggtccgccgagactgcgacgggcgcgaccccctcctggaggtccgccgggactgcgacgggcgcgaccccctcctggaggtccgccgggactgcgacgggcgcgaccccctcctggaggttccgccgggactgcgacgggcgcgaccccctcctggaggtccgccgggactgcgacgggcgcgaccccctcctggaggtccgccgggactgcggctggcgcgaccccctcctggaggtgcgcgggaactgcagctggcgcgacctcctcctggaggtgcgcgggaactgcagctggcgcgacctcctcctggaggtgcgcggggaactgcagctggcgcgacctccctcctggaggtgcgcgggaactgcagctggcgcgacctcctcctggaggtgcgctgggaactgcagctggcgcgacctcctcctggaggtgcgcgggaactgcagctggcgcgacctcctcctggaggtgcgcgggaactgcagctggtgcgacctcctcctggaggtgcgcgggaactgcagctggcgcgacctcctcctggaggtgcgcgggaactgcagctggcgcgacctcctcctggaggtgcgcgggaactgcagctggcgcgacctcctcctggaggtgcgcgggaactgcagctggcgcgacctcctcctggaggtgcgcagggactgcagctggcgcgacctcctcctggaggtgcgcaggggctgcagctggcgcgacctcctcctggaggtgcgcaggggctgcagctggcgcgacctcctcctggaggtgcgcagggactgcagctggcgcgacctcctcctggaggtgcgcaggggctgcagctggcgcaacctcctcctgggggtgcgcaggggctgcagctggcgcaacctcctcctgggggtgcgcaggggctgcagctggcgcaacctcctcctgggggtgcgcaggggctgcggctccgagggtgacaggagctggaacggccgcaacatggccgacagggacaggggctggaacggccgccacatggccgacaggaacggcatctacttggccgacagggacaggaactagaacggccgcaacatggccgacaggaacggcatctacttggccgacagggacaggaaccgggactagaacggccgcaacatggccgacaggaacggccgcaacatggccgacagggacaggaacggcgtctacttggccgacagggacaggaacaggaactagaacggcctcaacatggccgacaggaacggccgcgacatggccgacaggaactggaacggcatctactctggagctggcatggctacttgccgctgccaagctcgacggagcagacgtcgggcctgatcgggtgtgcatagcacctgtacgacaggtggtgccccctggttgggacacgacctgcgcgtgactgaactgaactgggacaggaacgtgactggactgtactggaacctggacaggaacgtgactcgactgtactggaacctggacaggaacgtgactcgactgaactggggccggaacaggactcgactgaactggggccggaacaggactcgactgaactggggccggaacaggactcgactgaactgggctcgactggactgggctcgactggactgggctcgactggactgggctcgactggactgggctcggctggactgggctcggctggactgggctcggctggactgggctcggctggcctggagactgaacagcgcgcggctggcctggagactgaacagcgcgcggctggcctggagactgaacagcgcgcggctggcctggagactgaacagcgcgcggctggcctggagactgaacagcgcgcggctggcctggagactgaacagcgcgcggctggcctggagactgaacagcgcgcggctggcctggagactgaacagcgcgcggctggcctggagactgaacagcgcgcggctggcctggagactgaacagcgcgcggctggcctggagactgaacagaacgtGACTGGGCGGAGACCTGAGCatggcaaggctgagctggaacctgaacgaggGGCGACTGAACTACGACTGGAGTCTGAACAGGACATGGCTGCActagggctggagactgagcgtggcttgactgacctgactgagaggtgggacatgaagcggctgctggctgcaggcccgggagttgcaggacctctcgcaggacaggttccctcaggacgagagcggctgcttcctcgaacagttgttctctcgtgccctggtctgctgccgaatcggcggtgttcatgaggtgggcgaagagaaacgcaactggaggagagcagaggaggtggacccgtcgggcgacgctgtctgagatgcctgctatcagagggacacagtcagtcggagaatCGAGGGGATCCCCCGCGGAAGGGGAGAGCTGCTCGGGCactgcgaccgaggtctctgggccctgaacctcagacccgtgccctcgccgacgtcgtctggggcgcctgcggctgaccgtcgcctgaggcgctgagagcggcaggggctgggtctctgtagtgGGGTCCGTGTGGTGAACCAAACCGGCGGCGTCTAGAGCTTGGGTTGTAGCCGcaggcgcggcgacaggaacgggaaccgccggcgcggcgacaggaacgggaaccgccggagcggcgacaggaacgggaaccgccggagcggcgacaggaacggaaaccgccggagcggcgtcaggaacggaaaccgccggagcggcgtcaggaacgggaaccgccggagcggcgtcaggaacgggaaccgtcggagcggcgacagaggcgcggccaggcgatacgcgcagagcgcgtgtcaagtccctccgcgttagtcggagcccctcgaaatacgcttgcaccccggggtactcacgccaccagtattcgtcctccagtatctcgatggctagttctaccacggagagccgaacctgggggctgggtgcttctgcatatttcctggctaagccctggagatcgccacggatgtcctccggtagATTAAGGAAAACGAAATCCATTGCTCCGGCGAGCGACTTGTacacggagccaaacagagaggggaaaaagaagagacggcggcggctgaccggggtgaaggctgggcgctggctgggtccaagtctggccagatcgttctgtcacggatcggcagggagaggactcaaatgcacagcgccaggacacgacgtagccggtgaaaaatgagggtttattcccaaaatcaaagtcacaaaacagatAGTGGACAATAACAAAACgatgacttacagggtcggtaaggtgctgcaggaacgtgagagtcagaaatcaaaaacaacgatctggcaaatcaTGATAGTGAccggtggtgcttaaatgtccgggaagtaatgatgaatgaaaaacaggtgcgtgaactgaaaaccggaagtaaggttagcgtgggtgtgatggactggtaaaccggaaactatcaaactaaaacaggacgcggaaactggaacccaaaacatgatgatgagacaaaacaacaaagtgccttcaaaataaaactagaaacgaaaacctgacaccaGGTAGTGATTATGTTTCCAGTCTTACTCACTTCATGTGTAAAATTACTCTACATTAATTTGTGAGTCTTTGCATACAAGCATTGAAGATGTGCTGTACAAAATTGGCAGTGTGCAGATATTTAATGGTTTCTTCGTTTAACTTAAACCAAGAAAGTCAATGAATAAACCCAATTAACCATTTTTAAGTACACAGCACTCTTTTCTTTAGTTTGTGATATTGTATTGTGATATTCACTGTGAGGTACAGCTCTAAAAAATGGTTTGTAAGATCAGAAGCACTTATTGAGATTTTCACACAGCTTGGATATGGTGGACCTATACAAAGTTCTGACATTTTCTTGCACTGGACAATACACAAAAACCTTgctttacttttacttactgTCACATTTGTATTCTGTATCTGTATTTTGCTTGTTAAAATTacattgatttaatttaattccaTTAATGAACTATTGAATTTGTTTTAGTGCTCATTGGCATTTTCTGGCAATTCTCTTCACAACATAAATCTTCTGGCTATTTGTGTTTGGGACATACAGTGTTATTATTGGATATTGGATTTTACTACAAAGCTAATGTGGTCCATAATAGTCCCCAACATTTCACACTTTGTGCGATGTACGTGATCCggtgtacaaaaacaaacaataagttCACTGAGAATAAAGCaaaaaatgtactttaaaaTGCAAAAAGTTTAAAGTGTACTAATAATACATATAAGTTGATAGGAGTTATCAAATGTATACTACAATAAACTACAGGTGTAGTAATAGCCTGTATGAAGTACACTAATAGTTTAGTTGTTATAGTTAGTAACCTACTGTAGAATTACATAATTAGTATGTTCGCAtttatttaaagtgcattttaatgcagGTAATAGTGCATAAAATGTGACTGATTCTATATTTAAGTTTACTTTTCATACTGAACATTAGTCAACATATGGGGTGTCACAACTCTTTGCTTTAGCCAGTTCTAGTGCCATATATATCGTTATGATACTAGAAGAAAATTCACAGTataagtccatccatccatccatccatccatccatccatccattttcatccgcttatccgggtcgcgggggcagcagtctgagcagagagttccagacttccctctccctggacacttcctccagctcttccggtggaaccccaagacgttcccaggccagccgagagacgtagtctctccagcgagtcctgggccttcctcggggcctcctaccggtgggacatgctcagaacacctccccaggaggcatccgaaccagatgcccgagcctcctcaactggctcctctcgatgtggaggagcagcgactctactccgagctcctcccgggtgacagagctcctcaccttatctctaagggagcgcccagccaccctgcggaggaagctcatttcagccgcttgtatccgtgaccttgccctttcgctcatgacccaaagctcatgaccataggtgagggtaggaacgtagattgaccggtaaattgagagctttgccttttggctcagctccctcttcaccacgacggaccgatacaccgaccgcattactgcagccgccgcaccgatccgtctgtcaaacttacgctccttccttccctcactcatgaacaagaccccaagatacttgaactcctccacttggggcaggaactctcctccaacctggagagagcaaaccacctttttccggtcgagaaccggAAAAAgggatttggaggaactgattctcatcccggCCGCtacacactcagctgcaaaccgcaccagcacccgctgaaggtcctggcccaatgaagccaacaggacaacatcatctgcaaaaagcagagatgctatcctgtggtccccaaaccagaccccctcacCCGGTCCCCCGGAGGGGGTCACAGTATAAGTATACTTCTTATATACTACTTGATCAAATAAACCTTAAGTAGAATTTTTTTGCCAATTGGCGTCTACACAGCCACGGTCCAAATAGTCCTTTGTTTACCTACGGCTCTGTACGTAGGCCAAATCTAtaaaaataagtgtaaaacacaaacaagattCATCTTTATGTCACGTATATTAGTTTTAATTAGTGATGCTTCAGACAACACAGAACCTTTGCTCATCATTAAATCCTTGCACACATCGTTCATGAGAACCAGGGACCGGTTCCAGCCCTTTACTCCATGTCCATGACCTGGACAGACTGGTTGACAACATCCAGGGACAGGGGCGTCACAGCTTTGGTCAGGACGGCCGTGGTGCCGGGTTTGTACCTGTACTGACCCAGTCTGAAACGAAATACACAGAATTCCTCagcatctcacacacaaacacagacgcagacacagtcTCCCACAATTCAGGCAACAATTCAGTTACATTGTCTTTCCCCCTCCTTGTTATCCCACTGACATTTTTCATGTTCATAAACATCATTTGTATTTCTATTTAAAGTTGCGACAAGTCATTTTTTACTTGTGCGGACTAAATGCCACTAGACATGGAGGCCTGTTTCTCGGGTCTGTTAAGTCTGAGTCACACAGTCAAGTATGTATACATTTCAGAGCAGTAACCACACACAGTGTCTGCATGTCAGATGTTTAATAACCCTGATTTAAACTAGTTTGATCACTTCATTGTCCCTTTGGTGTTTATTGACCTCGGTTCTTCTGCTTCTTAACTAATAAACTCAGAGCTCCTGTGTGTTTTAAGTTCTGCAGACACCATTAACCAGCTCTAACTGTGCAGCAGAGAGATGCCGGTTCTGTGCTGACTCGCCTTTGTCCCTTCACCGTGGGCTTATCGTAGCCTCGCAGGAACTCCACTCCAGCCTTGGTGATAATACACAGGTCCACGTTGCTGCCAGAACCCAGGTCACAGAAGATGCCTGCAGCGATGGCATCCCGCACAAGCTGCttcgcctcctccagctgaaaaggagagaggaaaaagctaGAAATGTCTGGTGAGagtgacaacagcagcaggtttagGAGCATGGTCCCACAGAGTGTCACGTCCTGGCTTTATATccgcctttattttgaaaggacttcctgttaacaccacatcatcagctgttccctgtctgtaccggtcttcattatccacacctgcatctcatctgctaTCAATCCGCCCGACGATTTGGTATAGTAAATCCATCTCTCGTGTAcgactttgcctgtccctgacgccgtctctgcctgacctTGTTTAACCTCGTATAACCTCcggtgtatgactctgcctgaactGGATTCTGTATCTGGAATAAACTATCCTTTTATCACCATCaaagctgtgttgtgctgtgcatgtgggttcgccatctacaacgccctgacacAGAGTCCATGACCCTGACCCTTAGAGCCATGAATGAAGTGACCCTTGACCTTGATGTCTGACAGTTGGTGTCTAATAACGATTGATCAGAGTGAGTGACTGCTACTACTCAGCTAATAAACAACCCTTGTGAATCCCAGTGGTTTCATTACTAACCCTGAGGAGAAACCTCAACATTGACCTTGACACGTGGAGCATTACCAACAGTTCATGATTATGAAAAATACTGTCAAGTGGAGATAAACAACGatattaatatgaatatgaagacACCTGAGATTAGACATTTTCCACATTTAGTAACATACGTCCCGATTAAAGCTCACCTCCATATGTGGTTTGAATCTGTCTTCAAACACAGAGACGgcagctgcagcaccagaacctggAACCAGATCAAACCCAAAGCTTATGGTTCTGACTGACGCTGTATTCTGATAGTGAACACCAACAAATGTTAGTTGTGGTGTTTTTGATGTTTTCACAGATGGTCACGTTCCATTGAGGCTCACTAACGGACTGGCTGAAGGTCCGGACAGGACCAAGGCCTGCCTCTACTGAAGCCAATGAACCTACCCATGGTGAGGAAAGGCAGCTTGTCATAGGAGCCGTGGGGATAGACGCTGTACAGGTGAGCTCCAGTCACATCGACTCCTCCAACAATCAGAGATGCACCAACGTGACCCTGGTACCTGGAAGACACACCCATCAGTTCCCCGGAACCTGTGACCAGGACAAACCTGACTCCAGCTCTGCTGGACTATTGGTGTTGGTTGTAGTAGTCCATCCCTCCTAGGTATCCTCACCTGAACAGCATCTGTTTCAGCTGCcgcgttaccatggcaacaagggGAGGCCGCCCAGTGTTGAGAGTATGCAGTTCCACATTGGACGCCATGATCTGTGTTGTGATTTCAGCATCTGCAGCCACTCCAGCCCCACAGCAGCTGAAGGGGAAGACACCTAGTTAGGTGAGGAGGTGGGTCCAGGCCTCTCTGCCTGGTTCTGTATGATTGATTCGATTCATCACCCGCCACCAATTAATTAAAGGAGAGAGATTCACACCATTCCTGCTTCTAACAGACACCTCCATTCAcaaaaccagcaccagcagctttcACTCATTTCTGTGTTCTgatattcattcatttagtgGCTTATGACCTTCACTCACTACTATGAGGACATAAGTGAACGACCTTGTCCCACACCTATTAGTTCAGGTGTGGGGCAACTAGAAGAACAAGATTTCCTGTTTCTCAAGCTGATCTGGGATC
Protein-coding sequences here:
- the psmb10 gene encoding proteasome subunit beta type-10; the protein is MLQSFQDRASPTGGFCFENSRRNEVLESSLSDLGYKAPGARKTGTTIAGILYKDGVILGADTRATDDMVVADKNCMKIHYIAPNIYCCGAGVAADAEITTQIMASNVELHTLNTGRPPLVAMVTRQLKQMLFRYQGHVGASLIVGGVDVTGAHLYSVYPHGSYDKLPFLTMGSGAAAAVSVFEDRFKPHMELEEAKQLVRDAIAAGIFCDLGSGSNVDLCIITKAGVEFLRGYDKPTVKGQRLGQYRYKPGTTAVLTKAVTPLSLDVVNQSVQVMDME